The proteins below are encoded in one region of Sphingobacterium sp. R2:
- a CDS encoding DUF1080 domain-containing protein, translating to MKRILNSLTVLLLISGATYAQQPQNRTTATKIADVLAQQPAEEKEKFLLAMHELEGFSSDDVVTFLKGLKAPGSNNAPIEFAANSYSFYVNQPGKQQQKRVFVEGLAKAISQLNEPTNQVFALRLLRQCADNTAILAVANCLANDYLADAAARTLVSIRTPESTAALENALAASTTEKTAIALVTALGDLKDKNAENAILGLTKKYNSDGFQRTALIALSKIGGTASESLFQEKLTAAGYGYDKFDAVGLGIDYAQALIDNKHDQDAVKFLNKFFQESQKAKSINGQIASLKLLTTIDPAKQRKNLLAAVKSDNGAYRNIALQLLGKYGKGSDAKSLLALASKSTPEVQESVLNYLAHNGSASSLKLIHGLVNKTESSATKLAGLSALNTLSQGKETNTLIQALNTDQQFNNSVKALILSSKDANVVTDVNNALAHVDDEKKIQLLDILSKRSDNESSKAVLAIKSSNPAVEEAINKALPNVAQEADLEELFNRLNNTTDSKSAALLKRALVNVIRSSANSKGLTEKIAARLSNSAATNTAKYFPIFAGLGDPHSLKAVTSYLDNTNTSLRSAAIESLATWSSANALPELITLSRTEKDDNLFNTVYRGVIKSISSSSNTPDQKTLLLRDAFSVAKTAEQKRAALSALQPTGTYQSFVFAADLMNDPQLAGTATNVAMNIAMDNKFYGKKVREVLEQVIGKLSGSESGYLKEAVVRYLAEMPMKEGYVSMFNGKDLSGWKGLVADPIKRSKMNEKTLAAEQAKADDIMRKGWSVSNGEIVFNGKGDNLATVKQYGDFEMLVDWKLENYGGIEGDAGIYLRGTPQVQIWDIANTRVGAQVGSGGLYNNQKNESKPLKVADNATGEWNTFKIKMVDDKVTVWLNGQLVTDNIPLENYWDRNQSIFPTEQIELQAHGSVVYYRDLFIKEFPRKQIFKLSDQEKKEGFEVLFDGTNLDKWTENQAYVINDEGYIWVYPNAKFGGNLYTKEEYADFIYRFDFKLTPGANNGVGIRAPLEGDAAYEAMEIQVLDDDADVYKDLKQYQYHGSIYGVVPAKKGHLKPLGEWNSEEIMVKGNRIKVTLNGTVIVDADIAEASKNGTLDGKQHPGLKRTSGHIGFLGHGTEVFFKDIRVKKLK from the coding sequence ATGAAAAGAATATTAAATTCGCTGACTGTATTGCTTCTTATATCTGGTGCAACCTACGCTCAGCAACCACAAAATAGAACGACTGCAACCAAAATAGCTGACGTATTGGCACAGCAGCCTGCCGAAGAAAAAGAAAAATTTTTGCTTGCCATGCATGAGCTGGAAGGCTTTTCGTCTGATGACGTCGTTACCTTCCTCAAAGGACTTAAAGCACCGGGAAGCAATAATGCTCCAATAGAATTTGCAGCAAACAGCTATTCATTCTATGTAAATCAGCCCGGCAAACAACAACAAAAAAGAGTTTTTGTTGAAGGTTTGGCGAAGGCCATATCACAATTGAACGAACCGACAAATCAAGTCTTTGCCTTACGGCTATTACGTCAATGCGCAGATAATACCGCTATACTTGCTGTCGCAAATTGCTTGGCAAACGATTACCTTGCCGACGCGGCAGCGAGAACGCTGGTATCTATTCGTACTCCTGAGTCGACAGCAGCATTAGAAAATGCTTTGGCTGCTTCGACGACAGAGAAAACGGCTATTGCTTTAGTTACTGCACTCGGAGATTTAAAGGATAAAAATGCTGAAAATGCTATTTTGGGATTGACCAAAAAATATAATTCGGACGGTTTTCAACGAACAGCTTTAATTGCATTGAGCAAAATTGGAGGCACAGCTTCCGAATCGCTATTCCAGGAAAAACTAACTGCTGCAGGTTACGGTTACGACAAATTTGATGCGGTTGGACTTGGTATTGACTATGCCCAAGCATTGATCGACAATAAGCACGACCAAGATGCGGTTAAGTTCCTCAACAAATTTTTCCAGGAATCGCAAAAAGCAAAATCGATCAACGGTCAGATTGCATCACTCAAATTATTGACAACCATTGACCCGGCGAAACAGCGAAAGAACTTATTGGCAGCAGTAAAGAGCGATAATGGTGCCTACCGTAACATTGCTTTGCAATTACTCGGAAAATACGGCAAAGGCAGTGACGCAAAAAGCTTGCTTGCTTTAGCGAGCAAAAGCACACCTGAAGTGCAAGAAAGTGTATTGAACTATTTAGCGCACAATGGTTCTGCAAGCAGCTTAAAGCTAATCCATGGGTTAGTCAATAAGACGGAGTCTTCGGCAACTAAATTGGCTGGATTAAGTGCATTAAATACGCTTTCACAGGGAAAAGAGACCAATACTCTGATCCAAGCGCTTAATACCGACCAACAATTCAACAATTCGGTAAAAGCATTGATCCTCTCATCGAAAGATGCAAATGTCGTTACCGATGTCAACAATGCCCTTGCACATGTAGACGACGAAAAAAAGATTCAATTGCTGGACATTTTGAGTAAGCGTTCCGATAATGAGTCATCCAAAGCTGTATTAGCAATAAAGAGTTCAAACCCCGCTGTCGAAGAAGCCATTAACAAAGCGCTTCCAAATGTAGCGCAGGAAGCAGATTTAGAAGAATTATTCAATAGATTAAACAATACCACAGATAGTAAATCTGCAGCCCTGTTGAAACGTGCCCTAGTCAACGTGATTCGGTCGAGCGCAAATTCAAAAGGATTAACTGAAAAAATCGCCGCTCGCCTATCGAACTCAGCAGCGACAAATACCGCTAAATATTTCCCTATTTTTGCTGGACTTGGCGACCCACATTCATTGAAAGCTGTAACCTCATATCTTGACAACACAAACACAAGTCTACGGTCAGCAGCAATCGAGTCGTTGGCTACCTGGTCATCCGCAAACGCGTTACCGGAATTAATAACACTATCCAGAACAGAAAAAGACGATAATCTTTTCAATACAGTATACAGAGGAGTGATCAAATCAATCTCTTCTTCTTCAAATACACCTGACCAGAAAACCTTATTGCTGCGAGATGCATTCAGTGTCGCCAAAACAGCAGAACAGAAAAGAGCTGCGCTATCGGCATTGCAACCAACAGGAACATATCAGTCTTTCGTTTTCGCAGCTGACCTGATGAACGATCCCCAACTTGCCGGAACAGCAACTAATGTGGCGATGAACATTGCCATGGACAATAAATTCTACGGTAAGAAGGTCAGAGAAGTTCTCGAACAGGTCATCGGTAAATTGTCCGGTAGCGAAAGTGGATATCTCAAAGAAGCTGTCGTTCGTTATCTTGCTGAAATGCCCATGAAAGAGGGTTACGTTTCGATGTTCAATGGTAAAGACCTCAGTGGCTGGAAAGGTTTGGTCGCGGATCCGATCAAACGCAGTAAGATGAACGAAAAAACCTTAGCCGCAGAACAAGCTAAAGCTGATGATATCATGCGCAAAGGCTGGTCTGTATCTAATGGTGAAATCGTATTTAATGGTAAAGGCGACAATCTAGCAACCGTAAAACAATACGGCGACTTCGAAATGCTCGTAGACTGGAAATTGGAGAACTACGGTGGCATAGAAGGTGATGCTGGCATTTACCTCAGAGGCACGCCACAAGTACAAATTTGGGATATCGCCAATACAAGAGTAGGCGCACAAGTGGGATCTGGCGGATTATATAACAATCAAAAAAATGAAAGCAAACCATTGAAGGTTGCCGACAACGCTACTGGCGAATGGAATACGTTTAAAATCAAAATGGTAGACGACAAAGTCACGGTTTGGTTAAATGGACAATTAGTAACCGATAACATTCCGCTTGAAAACTATTGGGATAGAAACCAATCCATTTTCCCTACCGAACAAATTGAGTTACAGGCGCATGGTTCTGTTGTTTATTATAGAGATCTTTTTATCAAGGAATTCCCAAGAAAGCAAATCTTTAAGTTGAGCGATCAAGAGAAAAAAGAAGGTTTTGAAGTACTTTTTGATGGAACAAACCTCGACAAGTGGACAGAAAACCAAGCTTATGTGATCAATGATGAAGGTTATATCTGGGTGTATCCAAATGCAAAATTTGGGGGAAACCTCTACACAAAAGAAGAATACGCAGACTTCATTTATCGCTTTGACTTCAAATTAACCCCAGGTGCCAACAATGGGGTGGGAATCCGGGCTCCTCTGGAGGGAGACGCCGCATATGAAGCCATGGAGATCCAGGTGCTGGATGATGATGCAGATGTCTATAAAGACTTGAAACAATATCAGTATCACGGTTCAATTTATGGCGTTGTTCCTGCCAAAAAGGGTCATTTAAAACCTCTTGGTGAATGGAACTCTGAGGAAATAATGGTGAAAGGGAATCGCATCAAAGTTACCCTCAATGGTACTGTGATTGTGGATGCAGATATTGCAGAGGCAAGTAAAAACGGTACCCTGGACGGAAAACAACATCCTGGACTTAAACGTACGTCTGGTCATATCGGATTTTTGGGGCACGGTACTGAAGTATTCTTCAAAGACATTCGGGTAAAAAAACTCAAATAG
- a CDS encoding Gfo/Idh/MocA family oxidoreductase, translating to MKEQNSSRRDFIKKSVVGAAAFSIVPRFVLGGQGYLAPSDHLTKGVIGVGNMGRGHFGYAGTKTVAICDVDKTHLAAAQADLGGGVKEYHDFRELIKSLEVDIVHIATPPHWHGLMSIEAAKAGKDIWCEKPMTRTIGEGKKVKEAIAQHGNIFRLNTWFRFKDDFYGMNVPVSKIKKLVDTGMLGWPLKVTISKHTGFDWKFYWVGKENLPEEKVPAELDYDLWLGPAPYKPYNKHRVHTTFRGYWDYDGGGLGDMGQHYMDPVQYFLGKDNESPITVDVDAPQQHPDAVGTWRRITFTYADGCQIILDGEAKDEKAAYIEGPKGKLYRGFQSDIPDLERKLAQYPEPAPQIVDFLESVRTREKFALNEINGHRSCTLVNMGLAALRLNRSLKYDSQNELFINDEAANRLIHQPMRGPWSI from the coding sequence ATGAAAGAACAGAATTCATCAAGGCGTGATTTCATAAAAAAATCCGTGGTCGGTGCTGCGGCATTTTCTATTGTACCTCGCTTTGTACTCGGAGGACAGGGATATCTTGCTCCGAGCGACCATCTAACCAAAGGTGTCATTGGTGTCGGCAATATGGGCCGAGGGCACTTTGGCTACGCCGGAACTAAAACAGTAGCTATTTGTGATGTAGACAAAACCCATCTGGCGGCAGCACAAGCAGACTTAGGCGGTGGTGTGAAGGAATACCATGACTTTAGGGAGTTGATTAAATCTCTAGAAGTAGATATTGTGCATATTGCCACTCCCCCACATTGGCACGGATTGATGTCTATTGAAGCGGCAAAAGCAGGAAAGGATATCTGGTGTGAAAAACCGATGACTCGAACGATTGGTGAAGGTAAAAAAGTAAAAGAAGCCATTGCTCAGCACGGCAATATCTTTCGTCTAAATACCTGGTTTCGTTTCAAGGACGACTTTTATGGAATGAACGTTCCCGTAAGCAAAATCAAAAAATTAGTCGACACAGGTATGTTGGGTTGGCCGTTGAAAGTCACGATAAGCAAGCATACGGGTTTTGACTGGAAATTCTATTGGGTAGGAAAGGAAAATTTACCAGAGGAAAAGGTTCCAGCAGAACTTGATTACGATTTATGGTTAGGTCCAGCGCCATATAAACCTTACAACAAGCACCGTGTACACACGACCTTTAGGGGATATTGGGATTATGATGGCGGTGGCCTTGGAGATATGGGACAACATTATATGGATCCTGTTCAATACTTTTTAGGTAAAGACAACGAAAGTCCCATTACTGTCGACGTGGATGCTCCGCAGCAACATCCGGATGCTGTGGGTACATGGCGACGCATTACATTTACTTATGCCGATGGTTGTCAGATCATTCTAGACGGTGAAGCGAAAGATGAAAAGGCCGCTTATATTGAAGGTCCAAAAGGTAAATTATATCGAGGGTTTCAGTCAGATATACCAGATTTGGAAAGAAAACTTGCACAATACCCTGAACCTGCACCACAGATTGTCGACTTCTTGGAATCTGTTCGCACAAGAGAAAAGTTTGCACTGAATGAAATCAACGGACATCGTTCTTGTACTTTGGTCAACATGGGATTAGCAGCATTGCGACTAAACCGATCACTAAAATATGACTCCCAAAATGAGCTATTTATTAATGATGAGGCCGCAAATAGATTAATTCACCAACCAATGAGAGGCCCTTGGTCTATTTAA
- a CDS encoding glycoside hydrolase family 88 protein, which produces MKLKQSFVWVLAILGICPVVQAQIVKPNLSKAFIQEQLDAAANQIKVLAAETPTEKFPKTFENGKEVFSSSSWWCSGFYPGTLLYLYEGTKDEGLLKKATEKLTYLEKEKNNKGTHDLGFMLFCSFGNALRLTGDNQKYGPVLSTGANSLASRYSPITKTIRSWDHGSWQYPVIIDNMMNLEFLTQVSKMTGDKKFYDIAVSHAETTLKNHFRKDYSSYHVIDYDKNTGKAIGKKTHQGAFDESAWSRGQGWALYGYTMMYRETKKKEFLKQAQQIAKYILSNPNLPADLIPYWDFDKDKIAQSDKMYPNKDLRDVSAAALYASALLELSQYTKGSEALNYFDKAETILKNLSKAPYLASYGQNGGYILQHSVGALPLNSEIDVPLTYADYYYVEALVRYQRLLDGEPMIKAIAK; this is translated from the coding sequence ATGAAACTAAAGCAATCTTTTGTATGGGTATTAGCCATATTGGGCATATGCCCCGTTGTCCAGGCGCAAATAGTGAAACCGAATTTGTCCAAAGCCTTTATTCAGGAGCAACTGGACGCTGCTGCGAATCAGATAAAGGTTCTTGCGGCAGAAACTCCGACAGAAAAGTTTCCAAAAACTTTCGAAAATGGCAAAGAGGTATTTTCTTCTTCGAGCTGGTGGTGTTCGGGCTTCTATCCGGGGACATTGTTGTATTTATATGAGGGCACCAAAGATGAAGGATTATTAAAGAAAGCAACCGAGAAATTGACCTATCTAGAAAAAGAAAAGAACAACAAGGGTACACATGATTTAGGGTTTATGTTATTCTGTAGTTTTGGAAACGCACTGCGTCTCACGGGTGATAACCAAAAGTATGGTCCAGTACTCAGCACCGGCGCCAATTCCCTGGCGTCTCGTTATAGCCCGATTACCAAAACAATCCGTTCTTGGGATCACGGATCATGGCAGTATCCGGTTATAATCGATAATATGATGAACCTGGAGTTTTTGACACAGGTGTCTAAAATGACAGGAGACAAGAAATTCTATGATATTGCGGTATCTCACGCTGAAACAACCTTGAAAAATCACTTTAGAAAAGATTATAGTTCATACCATGTGATCGATTATGACAAAAACACAGGTAAGGCCATTGGTAAAAAGACCCATCAGGGCGCATTTGATGAATCGGCCTGGTCAAGAGGACAAGGATGGGCGTTGTATGGTTATACCATGATGTACCGCGAGACAAAGAAGAAAGAATTTTTGAAGCAGGCCCAGCAAATCGCAAAGTATATCCTAAGCAATCCGAATCTGCCTGCTGATCTGATTCCCTACTGGGATTTTGATAAAGATAAAATTGCGCAGTCAGATAAAATGTATCCGAATAAGGATCTGCGGGATGTATCTGCGGCGGCATTATATGCATCTGCTTTGTTAGAGCTCTCACAATACACAAAGGGAAGTGAAGCTTTGAATTATTTTGATAAAGCAGAAACGATTCTTAAGAATTTGTCTAAGGCACCCTATCTGGCTTCTTATGGTCAAAATGGAGGCTATATATTACAACATAGTGTTGGCGCGCTACCGTTGAATTCGGAAATCGATGTCCCATTGACCTATGCAGATTATTATTATGTGGAGGCTTTGGTGCGGTATCAGCGTTTGTTGGATGGTGAACCAATGATTAAAGCGATTGCTAAATAA
- a CDS encoding response regulator — protein sequence MNILPILSRQFLLLISIISLCHAQDLKFETLSQDNVLDKQAVLTIAQDKLGKLWFGGGPNLFVYDSQHITNILVQDTVFKKVDYINKIGINAKNHLFIATATQLFIFDIDKRKAVLKQGKPFQEKIAVTDIQFLSDQIFLCTDKGLYQVIPTAGTYSLKKILDRPNVQSIVQTSPTTYIIASYKGIESFSLQKDQISTIRDLMLPPLPLRERIFSALYLHQNILWVGTKLHGIFQFNFTDKTWNNINETNSNLLSNNVRKIVPAKNGELLIGTLKGLSIFNGSAQFLNYKHNTSVKNSLSQNSIYDIFIDRQQITWIGTYFGGINAIYPDLIPIQHYSTRSLSGFRLNSDIAGSFTESENAYWIGTEEEGINKIDKRTGATSPLSQLTQSNLIKDLFTKDNKIYAAQYGGGYSIIDAQSGNARHFYLEKDRLNLKNNIYSIYVDPAHRIYLGTNKGLYTVDPGKQPQYNPVLKTATIDDIQADAKQYIYFLSGGSLFRRKPNDSNIRAIQQLDTLTVGGFYVHPNGDVWLTSNQYLYHFDQHDHLTKVSRFPNNSLGWPIYVNDKVWLTSKDGLICFNPETKHSYLLNQYDGLPVKNLLGAKVFASKTGTLFVTTLNGVISLDTRKITFNQNIPNVLFRNIFLEETPLNYGRIHKTEDPNSYQLSLRHDENFLTINFSGSNFIKPQKNRYRYKLDGFDKDWIETSNPSIRYTNVPVGIHRLTIFASNNDGMWSSIPLRINIDIQPPFWRTWWAYLMYAGLFALGVHLVIKFVVERKMLINSEREQEKKIKFFTQISHEIRTPLTLITAPLDEIISETANLTATQNKVKRIKKNANKLLGVINELLDFKKFDDKHFVLKKTDISFREYIEDTFYLLNDLAKAKHLNYYIRQLDTVGLQSIDTVQFDKVMFNLLSNAIKYTPEHGTVYLDLIETDHTIAISIVDNGIGIAIDNQFKIFEEYYREEQVQDAIGTGIGLALTKHIVQQHRGDICCLTQDDEKGKWTVFTVTLPKQAGEKVEPQAVDLLAKETEDISIPSPGTFDTSLQQTILIVEDNKELLATVVNLFQDTYTIITANNGEEALSKALEYIPDLIISDLMMPYMDGAQLCEAIKKNIITSHIPFILLTAVTDSNTQTLALESGANIYLTKPFDNKQLFLSAQNLLAISQAKSKAFHVKTATFDNELDAQFISSLNQLIEKNLQSDGFDVNFISRTMGMSAPILYRKLKAISNLSLNNYVKMYRLNKAKELLNSAMNISEIAYAVGFSDRKYFSKEFKKQFGHNPSEQTANSSQTAKS from the coding sequence ATGAACATATTGCCTATTTTATCGCGACAATTTCTGCTGTTGATATCTATCATTTCCCTTTGTCATGCCCAGGATCTTAAGTTTGAGACGCTAAGCCAGGATAATGTATTGGATAAACAGGCGGTATTAACAATTGCGCAGGATAAACTGGGTAAACTTTGGTTTGGCGGCGGCCCCAACCTATTTGTATATGACTCCCAGCATATCACCAATATTTTAGTACAGGATACCGTCTTTAAAAAGGTAGATTATATTAATAAGATTGGCATCAATGCAAAGAATCATCTCTTCATCGCGACTGCAACTCAATTATTCATTTTCGACATCGACAAACGTAAAGCTGTATTGAAACAAGGAAAACCTTTTCAGGAAAAAATTGCCGTCACCGACATCCAATTTTTATCAGACCAAATATTTCTATGCACAGACAAGGGGCTTTACCAGGTAATCCCGACCGCCGGGACCTACAGTCTCAAAAAAATTCTGGACCGTCCCAATGTACAATCCATTGTTCAAACTAGCCCTACTACCTATATAATAGCAAGTTACAAGGGCATTGAGTCTTTTTCACTGCAAAAGGATCAGATCTCCACTATCCGAGATCTAATGCTGCCCCCCCTCCCCTTAAGAGAACGTATTTTCAGTGCGCTATATCTTCATCAAAATATACTTTGGGTTGGGACAAAATTGCATGGAATATTCCAATTTAACTTTACGGATAAAACATGGAATAATATAAACGAAACCAATAGTAATCTATTGAGCAATAACGTCCGGAAAATTGTGCCGGCAAAAAATGGCGAACTACTGATTGGCACCTTAAAAGGACTCTCAATCTTTAATGGATCGGCGCAGTTCTTAAACTATAAACATAATACTTCCGTAAAAAACTCATTGAGCCAAAATTCGATATATGATATTTTTATCGATCGGCAACAAATCACTTGGATAGGAACCTATTTTGGAGGAATAAATGCTATTTACCCCGATCTTATCCCCATACAACATTATTCAACCCGTTCGCTTTCTGGTTTTCGACTCAATAGCGATATTGCCGGTAGTTTCACAGAATCAGAAAACGCGTATTGGATCGGAACGGAGGAAGAAGGAATCAATAAAATTGACAAGAGAACAGGAGCCACCTCTCCATTATCACAATTGACCCAGTCGAATCTGATTAAGGACTTATTCACAAAAGATAACAAAATCTACGCCGCACAATATGGTGGCGGTTATTCCATTATCGATGCCCAATCTGGAAATGCGCGACACTTTTATCTGGAAAAGGATCGTCTAAATCTCAAAAATAACATCTACAGTATTTACGTTGATCCTGCGCATCGTATTTACCTCGGCACCAATAAAGGACTCTACACCGTAGACCCAGGGAAACAGCCACAATATAATCCCGTTTTAAAAACAGCTACAATCGATGATATACAAGCTGATGCTAAACAGTACATTTATTTCCTAAGCGGAGGTTCCCTTTTTCGAAGAAAACCTAATGACTCAAACATAAGAGCGATACAACAATTGGATACATTGACGGTGGGAGGATTTTATGTTCATCCAAATGGGGATGTTTGGTTAACATCCAACCAATATTTATATCATTTTGATCAGCATGATCACTTAACCAAGGTCTCTCGCTTTCCGAACAATTCGCTAGGATGGCCCATCTATGTGAACGATAAGGTATGGCTTACCAGTAAAGATGGTCTCATATGCTTTAATCCCGAGACAAAACATAGCTATCTTCTCAATCAGTATGATGGTTTACCGGTAAAAAATCTTCTTGGAGCTAAAGTCTTTGCCAGCAAAACAGGAACATTATTCGTCACCACACTCAACGGTGTAATTTCCCTAGATACTCGAAAAATAACCTTCAATCAAAACATCCCCAATGTCCTCTTCCGAAATATCTTCCTCGAAGAGACTCCACTAAACTACGGACGGATTCATAAAACGGAAGATCCAAACAGCTATCAGCTCAGCCTCCGACACGATGAAAACTTTCTTACTATTAATTTTTCAGGTTCTAATTTCATAAAACCGCAAAAGAATAGGTATCGATACAAGCTCGACGGTTTTGACAAGGATTGGATTGAAACAAGTAATCCTTCAATACGATATACGAATGTTCCAGTAGGTATACATAGACTGACCATATTCGCGAGTAACAATGATGGTATGTGGAGCAGTATACCGCTACGGATTAATATCGACATTCAACCTCCATTTTGGAGAACGTGGTGGGCCTATTTAATGTATGCAGGATTATTTGCTCTGGGCGTACATCTGGTTATTAAGTTTGTTGTCGAAAGGAAGATGCTAATCAATTCAGAACGGGAGCAGGAAAAGAAAATAAAATTCTTCACACAGATATCGCACGAAATTCGTACTCCTCTGACTTTGATTACCGCTCCGTTAGATGAAATTATATCAGAAACAGCTAATCTTACCGCTACCCAAAATAAAGTAAAACGAATAAAAAAGAATGCCAACAAACTCCTAGGAGTCATCAACGAATTACTCGATTTTAAAAAGTTCGACGACAAGCATTTTGTGCTGAAAAAAACAGACATCTCTTTTAGGGAATATATAGAAGATACCTTCTACCTATTAAATGATCTTGCCAAAGCAAAACACCTCAACTACTATATCCGGCAGCTGGATACTGTGGGGCTACAATCCATAGATACCGTACAATTTGATAAAGTCATGTTTAATCTCTTGTCAAATGCTATCAAGTATACCCCAGAACATGGTACAGTTTATCTGGATCTTATCGAAACTGATCACACAATAGCTATTAGCATTGTCGATAATGGAATCGGCATCGCAATCGATAACCAATTCAAAATATTTGAAGAGTACTATCGCGAAGAGCAAGTTCAAGATGCGATAGGCACTGGAATCGGACTTGCGTTAACCAAACATATTGTACAACAGCACAGGGGGGATATCTGTTGCCTTACACAGGACGATGAAAAAGGAAAATGGACAGTATTTACGGTAACCTTACCGAAACAAGCTGGCGAGAAAGTAGAGCCGCAAGCAGTAGATCTCCTTGCAAAGGAAACAGAAGACATTAGCATACCCAGTCCAGGCACGTTCGACACTTCCTTGCAACAAACGATCTTAATTGTGGAAGACAATAAAGAATTATTAGCAACAGTGGTCAATCTGTTTCAGGATACCTACACGATCATTACAGCAAATAATGGTGAAGAGGCTCTTTCCAAAGCATTGGAATATATCCCTGATCTTATTATTTCAGACCTAATGATGCCTTACATGGACGGTGCTCAACTGTGTGAAGCCATAAAAAAAAATATAATCACTAGTCATATCCCGTTCATCTTGTTGACCGCAGTTACCGATAGCAACACGCAAACTTTAGCTTTGGAAAGCGGCGCAAATATTTATTTGACAAAGCCCTTTGATAATAAACAACTCTTTCTTTCTGCCCAAAATCTCCTAGCTATCAGTCAGGCGAAAAGTAAGGCGTTTCATGTCAAGACAGCTACTTTCGACAATGAACTTGATGCACAATTTATTTCCTCCTTAAATCAATTGATCGAAAAAAATCTTCAATCGGACGGTTTTGATGTCAATTTTATTTCTAGAACAATGGGAATGAGTGCGCCAATCCTCTATCGTAAGTTGAAAGCTATATCTAATTTATCTCTCAATAACTATGTGAAAATGTACAGGCTAAACAAAGCGAAAGAATTACTGAATTCGGCCATGAACATTAGTGAGATAGCCTACGCTGTGGGGTTTTCCGATAGAAAATACTTCAGTAAGGAATTTAAAAAACAGTTTGGACATAATCCATCAGAACAAACAGCAAATTCCAGCCAGACCGCTAAATCTTAG